The Exiguobacterium acetylicum genome includes a window with the following:
- a CDS encoding PTS sugar transporter subunit IIA, which yields MTTTMNLSPELVLLDQQFTDETAAITAAGQLLVDHGYVEAGYIDSMHERHALSTVYIGNHVAIPHGTETAKSQVKKTGLSILQVPQGVTFGTEQARLVIGIAGVGDEHLELLSNIAVICSDEENVERIVAATSKEEIIALLTAEV from the coding sequence ATGACAACGACTATGAACCTTTCACCGGAACTTGTATTACTCGACCAACAATTTACAGATGAGACGGCAGCCATTACGGCTGCCGGTCAATTACTCGTCGATCACGGATATGTCGAAGCCGGATACATTGACTCGATGCATGAGCGTCATGCCTTATCAACGGTCTACATCGGCAACCATGTTGCGATTCCACACGGAACAGAGACAGCAAAATCACAAGTCAAAAAAACAGGACTATCGATTCTGCAAGTACCACAAGGCGTAACTTTTGGTACGGAACAAGCACGACTCGTCATCGGGATTGCAGGTGTTGGTGATGAACATCTTGAGTTGCTATCAAACATCGCAGTCATTTGCTCTGACGAAGAAAACGTGGAACGTATCGTAGCAGCGACATCAAAAGAAGAAATCATTGCTTTGTTAACAGCGGAGGTGTAA
- a CDS encoding PTS mannitol transporter subunit IICB — protein MATAQNGARGIRVQVQRFGSFLSGMVMPNIGAFIAWGIITALFIPTGWAPNKELGELVGPTITYLLPLLIGYTGGKLMHDVRGGVVGTLATMGVIVGTEIPMFLGAMIMGPLGGYVIKKFDQLIEGKVKPGLEMLVNNFSVGIIGGLLMLGGFKVFGPLMTGLDDIMAAAVGAIVSAHLLPLASLFIEPAKILFLNNAINHGILSPLGLDQVNEAGKSVLFLLEANPGPGLGLLLAYSFFGSGAAKKTAPGAAFIQFIGGIHEIYFPYVLMKPVLLLAMIAGGMSGILTFVLFDVGLVAPASPGSIIAVLAMASRGSYVGLIAGVLVSATVTFFVSTVLLKTSKAKETSLEEASANVSAMKGKQSIASTLVSADAKPLAEVEHIIFACDAGMGSSAMGASVLRNKINKAGLPIKVTNTSISQLPQNAELIITHRDLTERAMEQVPTAEHRSVDNFLNAGYYDQLVHEIETARNKIS, from the coding sequence ATGGCGACAGCTCAAAATGGGGCACGGGGCATCCGTGTTCAAGTACAACGGTTCGGAAGCTTTTTAAGTGGCATGGTCATGCCGAACATCGGTGCATTCATCGCCTGGGGGATCATCACAGCACTTTTCATCCCGACCGGATGGGCACCGAATAAAGAGCTCGGTGAACTCGTCGGTCCAACGATTACGTATCTTTTACCGTTACTGATCGGGTACACGGGTGGGAAACTAATGCATGACGTCAGAGGAGGCGTCGTCGGGACGCTTGCGACGATGGGAGTCATCGTCGGAACAGAGATTCCGATGTTCCTCGGTGCCATGATCATGGGACCACTTGGTGGATATGTCATCAAAAAGTTTGATCAACTGATCGAAGGAAAAGTCAAACCGGGTCTTGAGATGCTCGTCAATAACTTCTCAGTCGGGATTATCGGTGGTTTATTGATGCTCGGTGGATTCAAAGTATTTGGACCACTCATGACAGGTCTTGACGACATCATGGCAGCAGCAGTTGGTGCGATCGTCAGCGCACACTTGCTACCACTAGCCAGCTTGTTCATCGAACCAGCAAAAATTTTATTCTTAAACAATGCAATCAACCACGGTATCTTAAGCCCACTTGGTCTTGACCAAGTAAACGAAGCCGGAAAATCAGTCCTATTCTTACTTGAAGCAAACCCAGGTCCTGGTCTTGGTCTATTGCTCGCGTATTCGTTCTTCGGATCGGGTGCAGCAAAGAAAACAGCACCAGGTGCAGCATTTATTCAATTCATCGGTGGGATTCACGAAATTTACTTCCCCTATGTCTTGATGAAACCAGTCTTACTACTTGCGATGATCGCCGGCGGAATGAGCGGTATTCTCACATTCGTTCTGTTTGATGTCGGATTAGTCGCACCTGCTTCACCAGGTAGCATCATCGCCGTTCTTGCGATGGCATCACGTGGTTCTTATGTCGGATTGATCGCTGGTGTGCTAGTCTCAGCAACCGTGACATTCTTCGTCTCGACCGTTCTTCTGAAAACGAGTAAAGCAAAAGAAACATCGCTTGAAGAAGCGAGCGCGAACGTCAGTGCGATGAAAGGAAAACAATCGATTGCTTCGACCCTCGTATCAGCTGATGCGAAACCACTTGCGGAAGTCGAACATATCATTTTCGCTTGTGACGCGGGTATGGGTTCGAGTGCGATGGGAGCATCTGTCCTTCGCAATAAAATCAACAAGGCGGGGTTACCAATCAAGGTGACGAATACGTCAATCAGTCAGTTGCCGCAAAACGCGGAACTGATCATCACGCACCGTGATTTGACGGAGCGGGCGATGGAGCAAGTACCAACTGCAGAACATCGATCAGTCGATAACTTCTTAAATGCCGGGTATTACGATCAACTCGTGCACGAGATCGAAACAGCACGCAACAAGATTTCTTAA
- a CDS encoding DUF779 domain-containing protein, which yields MVERVQATAACLELIDQLREKHGPLMFHQSGGCCDGSSPMCFAQGDLFLGDQDKKLGEIGGCPFYIHEDQYEYWKHTQLIIDVVNGRGGMFSLEGVEGKRFLTRSRAFTQEEYAELSASS from the coding sequence ATGGTGGAACGTGTTCAGGCGACGGCAGCTTGTCTTGAATTGATCGACCAGTTGAGAGAAAAACACGGTCCGTTGATGTTTCATCAATCTGGTGGTTGTTGCGATGGCAGTTCCCCGATGTGTTTTGCGCAAGGGGATCTATTCCTTGGAGATCAGGATAAAAAGCTTGGAGAGATTGGTGGCTGTCCATTTTACATTCACGAAGATCAGTATGAATACTGGAAACATACCCAGCTCATCATTGACGTCGTGAATGGTCGAGGTGGAATGTTCTCACTTGAAGGTGTTGAAGGAAAACGTTTTTTGACACGTTCCCGTGCGTTCACGCAGGAGGAGTATGCTGAGCTGTCAGCGTCGAGTTAA
- a CDS encoding glutamate synthase subunit beta, with amino-acid sequence MKRRDQFMTVARSSGTERQPSERIGDFNEYKTALTEAEASQQASRCMDCGTPFCHVGEVFDQVKIGCPVYNLIPEWNLLVEEGRFQEALDRLLETNNFPEFTGRVCPAPCEGSCTLSIHEPAVAIKDIERTIIDIGFEKGWVVPRIPTVRSTRSIAIVGSGPAGLAAADQLNQAGHQVTVFEREDRVGGLLTYGIPAMKLDKEVVQRRVDLLEAEGINFRTNVTIGSDITLETLEAEYDAVILCVGATEPRKLTEAPTRGVGYAMDYLTGVTRHVLSQEPLSPNHDAKDKDILVIGGGDTGADCVATALRQRCRSVVQFGKHEQPGTTRATGNMWPDTPLLYSIDYGYAEALQQFGRDPREYLIAIKRFTTSESGQVTGVWTIQTTKTTNESGEVIFEEIEGSDRYFPVDQVWIAIGFSGVEENVLEHLAVASERGKIKTTRYATNRPGVFAAGDARRGQSLIVWAIREGREVAEAVGQYLRTMQQTG; translated from the coding sequence ATGAAACGACGCGATCAATTCATGACAGTCGCCCGTTCAAGCGGGACTGAACGACAACCAAGCGAACGGATCGGTGATTTTAACGAATATAAAACCGCTTTGACAGAAGCGGAAGCAAGTCAACAAGCAAGTCGTTGTATGGACTGCGGTACCCCGTTTTGTCATGTCGGGGAAGTGTTTGATCAAGTGAAGATCGGGTGTCCGGTTTACAACTTGATTCCAGAGTGGAACTTACTTGTTGAAGAAGGACGTTTTCAGGAAGCGCTCGATCGATTGCTCGAGACGAACAATTTTCCGGAGTTCACGGGTCGCGTCTGCCCGGCTCCGTGTGAAGGATCGTGTACGTTATCAATTCATGAGCCGGCAGTTGCGATCAAAGATATCGAACGAACAATCATCGACATCGGCTTTGAAAAAGGATGGGTCGTGCCTCGAATCCCAACGGTTCGTTCGACACGTTCGATTGCCATCGTCGGATCTGGTCCTGCCGGTCTTGCGGCTGCCGACCAATTAAATCAAGCCGGTCACCAGGTCACGGTCTTTGAACGGGAAGATCGTGTTGGTGGACTCTTGACGTACGGTATACCAGCGATGAAACTTGATAAGGAAGTCGTCCAGCGTCGTGTCGATTTACTTGAAGCAGAAGGAATCAACTTCCGGACGAACGTCACGATTGGTTCCGACATCACACTCGAGACTCTTGAAGCAGAGTATGACGCGGTCATCTTGTGCGTCGGTGCGACGGAACCCCGTAAATTAACAGAGGCGCCAACGCGTGGTGTAGGTTATGCGATGGATTATCTGACCGGAGTGACGCGTCACGTGCTCTCGCAAGAACCATTATCTCCTAATCACGATGCAAAAGATAAAGATATTCTCGTCATTGGTGGCGGCGATACAGGAGCGGACTGTGTGGCAACTGCGCTTCGCCAACGCTGTCGCTCCGTCGTCCAATTCGGTAAACATGAACAACCGGGCACGACACGTGCAACAGGAAACATGTGGCCGGATACACCGTTACTCTACTCCATTGATTATGGCTATGCGGAAGCATTGCAACAGTTCGGACGGGATCCGCGTGAATACTTGATTGCTATCAAACGTTTTACGACAAGTGAATCTGGACAAGTCACCGGTGTTTGGACGATTCAGACGACGAAAACAACAAATGAATCAGGTGAAGTGATCTTTGAGGAAATCGAAGGGAGCGACCGGTACTTCCCCGTCGATCAAGTCTGGATTGCGATTGGGTTCAGTGGTGTCGAAGAGAATGTACTTGAACATTTAGCGGTCGCATCGGAACGCGGGAAAATTAAGACGACGCGTTACGCGACGAACCGTCCAGGCGTATTTGCTGCAGGTGATGCAAGACGGGGGCAATCACTCATCGTTTGGGCGATTCGCGAGGGACGTGAAGTCGCAGAAGCCGTCGGACAGTATTTAAGAACAATGCAACAAACTGGTTGA
- a CDS encoding BglG family transcription antiterminator, protein MTEFTPREHDILFFLLTREEPVQIQEIAETLETSERTIQRERDRLVQSLEGHDLRLTYVRGRGLLIEGTDEAKHELREQLLLSHKQLPTAEDRQVELAYRLLQENEMVKLQAIAHAMYVAPSTVSQDLERIDDWFLQYNLEIKRKKGIGAEVIGEEINKRRLLISLIFTQWDVLAFYRLLQGDIDQLPHLLRMNRTSWLEMINQAYAVIAPLTEEGRLNDRQIMRATLSLALQALRKDQFPMTYELKAYPVEILNWVERVEQRLPDPLSIAERQWLSEELRTFFQSDEGDTEELVTRLRVKRLIEQVSLLYGTNFTKDQALERGLVSHIQSYTRQNSVNPSYVIKQIEREYPRLFDAVKQAALSIFTDVTFEDVDLAFWVMHFGAVLSKPTPKLPYRVLVVCSAGLGSSKLLMNRLRQEFTELEHIDNSSLFGIERLPIESYDFVLSTVPLPDIRPPHLLVNPLLPQDEVERIRKLILALPKSFQPAPRQTKSEWLDLEQLQRLVTSAIQVTNGFKMDRLERVGEGIESLLFEISTRMVEQGIAKSAVALSTQLLRRHEMSGLGIPGTRLALFHGRDATIQQGGFLIFELPEPIDLLGMDQQLQSVERLLVLVAPEETSNELLELLSSISAAIIESPEQMDQFEFGEEPMIRSLLNQTFRTVIDQVLGHA, encoded by the coding sequence ATGACTGAGTTCACACCACGAGAACACGATATCTTATTTTTCCTACTGACACGTGAGGAACCCGTTCAAATACAAGAAATTGCTGAAACCCTTGAAACCTCGGAACGTACGATTCAGCGGGAACGGGATCGTCTTGTTCAGTCTTTAGAAGGGCATGACTTACGTCTGACATACGTCCGTGGCAGAGGATTGTTGATTGAGGGAACGGATGAAGCGAAACACGAATTGCGTGAACAATTATTGTTGTCACATAAACAATTACCGACTGCCGAGGATCGACAAGTCGAACTGGCATATCGTTTACTGCAAGAGAACGAAATGGTCAAATTACAAGCAATTGCACATGCGATGTATGTAGCACCGAGTACGGTCAGTCAAGATTTGGAGCGAATCGATGATTGGTTTCTCCAATACAATCTTGAAATCAAGCGTAAAAAAGGAATTGGTGCAGAAGTCATTGGCGAAGAGATCAATAAACGCCGTTTGTTGATTTCTTTAATCTTTACACAATGGGATGTTCTCGCTTTTTATCGGTTATTACAAGGAGACATTGATCAGTTACCTCATTTATTACGAATGAATCGAACTTCTTGGCTCGAGATGATCAATCAGGCGTACGCAGTTATCGCACCGTTGACAGAAGAGGGACGATTGAATGACCGACAAATCATGCGTGCGACACTCAGCTTAGCCTTACAAGCGCTGCGCAAAGATCAGTTTCCGATGACTTACGAACTAAAGGCGTATCCGGTCGAGATTCTCAATTGGGTCGAACGGGTCGAACAGCGATTGCCGGACCCGTTGTCGATCGCTGAACGTCAATGGTTATCGGAAGAGTTACGAACGTTCTTTCAATCGGATGAGGGCGATACAGAAGAACTCGTTACCCGACTGCGTGTCAAACGGTTGATTGAGCAAGTATCTCTTTTGTACGGAACGAACTTTACGAAGGATCAGGCGTTAGAGCGGGGACTTGTTTCGCATATTCAATCCTATACACGTCAAAACAGCGTGAATCCATCGTATGTCATTAAACAAATCGAACGGGAATATCCCCGTTTGTTTGATGCGGTCAAGCAGGCAGCGCTATCGATTTTCACAGACGTTACATTCGAAGACGTGGATTTAGCATTTTGGGTCATGCACTTCGGTGCCGTGCTGAGTAAACCAACACCTAAACTACCTTATCGTGTTCTTGTCGTCTGCTCTGCTGGACTCGGTTCTTCAAAGTTATTGATGAATCGCTTGCGTCAAGAATTCACTGAACTTGAGCATATCGATAATTCATCCTTATTTGGGATTGAACGCTTACCGATTGAATCGTATGACTTCGTCTTATCGACCGTACCGTTACCCGATATCCGTCCACCACACCTACTCGTCAACCCACTGCTTCCGCAAGACGAGGTCGAGCGGATTCGCAAGCTGATTCTCGCTTTACCGAAATCTTTTCAACCAGCACCACGACAGACGAAATCGGAATGGCTCGATCTTGAACAGCTGCAACGTCTCGTTACGTCAGCGATTCAAGTGACGAACGGCTTCAAGATGGACCGCTTGGAACGTGTCGGCGAAGGGATTGAATCGTTATTGTTTGAAATCAGTACGCGTATGGTCGAGCAAGGGATAGCGAAGTCTGCTGTAGCCCTATCTACACAATTGTTACGCCGTCATGAGATGTCGGGTCTTGGTATTCCAGGTACTCGGCTGGCCTTATTCCATGGTCGAGATGCGACAATCCAACAGGGCGGCTTTCTGATCTTTGAACTGCCTGAGCCCATCGATTTACTTGGGATGGATCAACAGTTGCAATCCGTCGAACGGCTGCTCGTTCTCGTCGCACCGGAAGAGACATCAAACGAGTTGCTCGAATTACTTAGTTCGATCAGTGCTGCAATCATTGAAAGTCCCGAGCAAATGGATCAATTCGAATTTGGTGAAGAACCAATGATTCGCTCACTTCTGAATCAAACGTTTCGAACCGTCATCGATCAAGTTCTTGGTCATGCTTAA
- the adh gene encoding aldehyde dehydrogenase, protein MIYDIPNKQGSKVQYKERYENYINGKWTAPVGGEYFDNVTPVTGKVLCQVARSTKEDIELALDAAHAAKEAWGKTSVTERSNILNKIANRMEENLEMLAYAETLENGKAVRETLNADLPLAIDHFRYFAGVIRAQEGSVGELDQDTVAYHFHEPLGVVGQIIPWNFPLLMAVWKLAPALAAGNCVVLKPAEQTPASIMVLVELIEDLLPAGVLNIVNGFGLEAGKPLASSKRIAKIAFTGETTTGRLIMQYASQNLIPVTLELGGKSPNIFFEDIMQADDAFFDKAIEGLLMFALNQGEVCTCPSRALIQESIYEPFMERVLERVKAIKIGNPLDADVMMGAQASNEQMEKILSYLEIGKSEGAECLVGGERNMLEGDLAEGYYIQPTIFKGHNKMRIFQEEIFGPVLSVTTFKTEEEALEIANDTLYGLGAGVWTRDMNRAYRFGRAIEAGRVWTNCYHQYPAHAAFGGYKMSGIGRENHKMMLNHYQRTKNLLVSYNPNKLGFF, encoded by the coding sequence ATGATTTATGACATTCCGAACAAGCAAGGGTCAAAAGTACAGTACAAGGAACGGTATGAAAACTACATTAATGGAAAGTGGACGGCACCTGTCGGGGGAGAATATTTTGATAATGTCACACCTGTCACCGGTAAGGTTTTGTGTCAAGTCGCTCGTTCTACTAAGGAAGACATTGAACTCGCTCTTGACGCAGCACATGCCGCAAAAGAAGCATGGGGAAAAACGTCTGTAACGGAACGCTCAAACATTTTAAATAAAATCGCCAACCGAATGGAAGAAAATCTCGAGATGCTCGCGTATGCGGAAACACTTGAGAACGGGAAAGCGGTCCGTGAGACGCTCAACGCGGATTTACCGCTCGCGATTGACCACTTCCGCTATTTCGCTGGAGTCATTCGTGCTCAAGAAGGTTCGGTTGGAGAACTCGACCAAGACACGGTTGCATATCACTTCCATGAGCCGCTTGGCGTCGTCGGTCAAATCATCCCGTGGAACTTCCCGCTCTTGATGGCTGTCTGGAAACTAGCGCCAGCACTCGCAGCAGGAAACTGCGTTGTCTTAAAACCGGCAGAACAAACACCAGCGAGCATCATGGTACTCGTTGAACTCATTGAGGATTTACTACCAGCGGGTGTTCTTAACATCGTCAACGGCTTTGGTCTCGAAGCAGGGAAACCACTCGCGTCGAGCAAACGGATCGCAAAAATCGCCTTTACGGGTGAGACGACGACAGGACGCTTGATCATGCAGTATGCTTCGCAAAACTTGATTCCGGTCACACTCGAGCTCGGTGGGAAATCCCCGAATATCTTCTTCGAGGATATCATGCAGGCGGATGATGCTTTCTTCGATAAAGCGATCGAAGGATTGCTGATGTTCGCATTGAACCAAGGAGAAGTGTGTACATGTCCTTCGCGTGCCTTGATTCAAGAGTCAATTTATGAGCCGTTCATGGAACGTGTTCTTGAACGCGTCAAAGCCATTAAAATCGGAAATCCACTTGATGCGGACGTCATGATGGGTGCTCAAGCTTCGAACGAGCAGATGGAGAAAATTCTTTCGTATCTCGAAATCGGTAAGTCTGAAGGTGCTGAGTGTCTCGTCGGTGGAGAACGGAATATGCTCGAAGGCGATCTCGCAGAAGGCTATTACATCCAACCAACGATTTTCAAAGGTCACAACAAGATGCGGATCTTCCAAGAAGAAATTTTTGGACCGGTTCTGTCGGTCACGACATTCAAGACGGAAGAAGAAGCGCTTGAGATTGCGAATGATACGCTGTATGGTCTTGGAGCCGGCGTCTGGACGCGTGACATGAACCGTGCTTACCGGTTTGGTCGTGCGATTGAAGCAGGGCGCGTCTGGACGAACTGTTATCACCAATACCCAGCTCACGCAGCGTTCGGCGGTTACAAAATGTCAGGTATCGGACGTGAAAACCATAAAATGATGCTCAACCATTATCAACGGACGAAAAACCTACTCGTTAGCTACAATCCGAATAAACTCGGTTTCTTCTAA
- a CDS encoding mannitol-1-phosphate 5-dehydrogenase, which yields MKAIHFGAGNIGRGFIGLQLVKTGYEVCFVDVNTTVVDALKARNTYEVGYASEQGGRERVDGVTALNSISEPDQVIAAIREADVITTAVGPSLLSKVAPLIAEGLSQRGSQTPVYIIACENMIGGSKHLQGEVAKHHPIADNWYFPNAAVDRIVPLQHHEDPLYVEVEEFFEWVIETTGLPEAYPRIEGVTYVENIEPFIERKLFTVNTGHAIASYLGALFQKETIAESLTDPRIRRGVQTALYETGWLLLEKYGFNPVDHSAYIQKNMKRFENPRIHDEIIRVARSPIRKLSPSDRLVKPAKELMERGIEADGLARGIAAALTYFDPNDSESSELNAYITKNGIEDALNVYLQLSATDPLGSRIVEHYEAMQQQVNSIA from the coding sequence ATGAAAGCCATTCATTTTGGTGCTGGAAACATCGGGCGCGGATTTATCGGCTTACAACTCGTTAAGACGGGCTACGAAGTCTGTTTCGTTGATGTCAATACGACGGTCGTTGATGCGTTAAAAGCAAGAAATACCTATGAGGTCGGTTATGCTTCAGAACAAGGAGGACGTGAACGGGTCGATGGTGTCACAGCACTCAACAGCATATCAGAACCGGATCAGGTCATCGCAGCGATTCGCGAGGCAGACGTCATTACGACAGCCGTCGGTCCTAGTTTGTTATCAAAAGTCGCTCCATTAATTGCAGAAGGATTAAGCCAACGCGGTTCGCAGACGCCCGTCTACATCATCGCTTGCGAGAATATGATTGGTGGATCAAAACATTTACAAGGGGAAGTCGCAAAACACCATCCGATTGCGGATAACTGGTATTTCCCGAATGCAGCGGTGGACCGGATCGTACCACTACAGCATCATGAAGATCCGCTGTACGTCGAAGTCGAAGAGTTCTTCGAATGGGTGATTGAGACGACGGGACTTCCGGAAGCGTATCCACGGATCGAGGGCGTAACCTATGTCGAGAACATTGAACCGTTCATCGAGCGGAAGCTCTTCACTGTCAATACGGGACATGCGATTGCTTCATATCTCGGAGCACTGTTCCAGAAAGAGACGATTGCCGAAAGTTTAACGGATCCACGCATCCGTCGTGGCGTCCAGACAGCACTATACGAGACAGGGTGGTTGTTACTTGAAAAGTATGGGTTCAACCCAGTCGATCATAGCGCTTATATCCAAAAGAATATGAAACGCTTTGAGAATCCACGGATTCACGATGAAATCATTCGCGTTGCCCGCTCGCCGATTCGGAAACTGAGTCCAAGCGACCGACTCGTCAAACCTGCGAAGGAATTAATGGAGCGTGGAATCGAAGCAGACGGATTAGCACGAGGTATTGCAGCTGCACTGACCTATTTCGATCCAAATGATTCAGAATCTTCAGAATTAAATGCGTATATTACGAAAAATGGAATTGAAGACGCCTTGAACGTATATCTCCAATTATCGGCAACGGATCCACTCGGATCTCGAATCGTCGAACATTATGAAGCAATGCAACAACAAGTCAATTCGATCGCATGA
- a CDS encoding TraR/DksA C4-type zinc finger protein, protein MLSKQQTEEFKQRLLKEKEKTTSNIEQRDTDYDEGELSSYDNHPADSGDELFLRERDQAITDMQEDMLSDVDRALKAIEDGTYGICKVCGKEIEIERLDIIPETLLCIEHAKEEAEQNENDPNSRPSEEDVLDPSVTARGKDIDGDTDGFSKVSDFGSSDTPSDQEDGIDPTRS, encoded by the coding sequence ATGTTATCCAAACAACAAACTGAAGAATTCAAACAACGTTTATTAAAAGAAAAAGAGAAGACAACATCAAACATCGAACAACGCGATACCGATTACGATGAAGGCGAATTGTCGAGTTACGATAATCATCCTGCTGATTCAGGTGACGAATTGTTCTTACGAGAACGTGATCAAGCGATCACAGACATGCAAGAGGATATGCTATCAGACGTCGATCGCGCTTTAAAAGCGATTGAAGACGGAACGTACGGAATTTGTAAAGTCTGTGGAAAAGAGATCGAAATCGAACGTCTTGATATCATTCCAGAAACGTTATTATGTATCGAGCATGCTAAAGAAGAAGCAGAACAAAATGAAAATGATCCAAATTCGCGACCAAGCGAAGAAGACGTTCTTGATCCATCGGTCACAGCACGTGGAAAAGACATCGATGGCGATACGGACGGTTTCTCGAAAGTGAGTGATTTTGGTAGTTCTGATACGCCATCTGATCAAGAAGATGGGATTGACCCAACGCGATCTTGA